The segment CTAATTGTCACAGTTCTGGAAGTCAAGGGTTAAAAGTGTGAGTTCCagacttaatttgtaagtatttaTGAGTTCAGGGGCTCTGTGGTAATTATTTGGGTctaatttaaaaggaaatgagaTGGAAGGGCAGAatatgtcataattaagatattgggGGCTGTTTGGTAACTTTTGTACCTAATTTGTAAGGATTTTAAGGCTGAGGGTCTAAATGGTAATTATCGGGTTTATTTTGAAAGGAATGGGGAAGGGAGGGACCACTTTGACGTTATGGAAATTATGTTCATGGGGGATCAGGATATATAACCCGTCACCCCCCAGTCCACCCTAACCCTAAGTGATAGAGCGCAGCCGCCATCGTCGGAGTCCTCTAGCCGCCACCTTCTCCACTATCATTCTTAGCCGACCACCACCCTACTCTTTTTCGTTTCTCCGACCGCCGAAACCACCACCACAAGTCGTTGATACCGGTGAGGTTGTTTGTTGTTGTACCACCCTTCGCCGATGACGACAAGATCACCGCCTCCTGCCTCGTCGTATTTACTCTTTCTCATCCCTCTCCTGTTCGTTGACATTGCATCGCATCCGGTTGGAGTTGCCCACCCTTGCCGCTGCTGTTGGAGCCCTATGACAACCAAGGATCGGCGCCGCCATCCCACTGTTACGTTTCTGTTGTTACTTCGCCACCCAAACACCACAGTCGCTGCCTGTGACGTCGTGGGCGGCCGAGGAGAGAATTGTCGAAGTTCTGGGATGGGTTTTAGGCTGCTGTCGCTGTCAAGTGATTGCTGATACCGCTGCTGCCcactaggggtgagcaaaaaccataccgcaactaaaattaaccgcaaaaaccACAACGgaaaaaccgcaaccgcaataaaaaccgatggtgaggttttctgttgTTCAAAAACCACAAAGTTGCGGTGCCGTGCGGTTATTAGTttctaaaaaccacaaaaaaaccgcaccgcatatattatatacaatttttatttatcaattattaatttattaaatattaaaaaataagacaaatttcatgaatgaaagacggataaaatactagaagacaaaagtgttggttttttcttatgtttaactTTATAAAAAAgatgaaattagacaattttaagatatttattgttaattactattgatttgacgtttttaagatattagttgtttatggtttaagttaaataaattaTAGTCTTATacattatggtttttttttttttttttattattattacaagtaataagtttgaactcttaaaactatTTGAGCTCTAAATTatggttaaaaaccacacaaaataaccgcaccaaatccatgttgttaataaccgcaacacaaaaaaaacaaaatcgcACCGTAAAAATAACCGtctaaccgcaccgcaaaaataaccgcaccatgcggttttgaaaatggattaaccgcatttgcgattagtggtgaggttttggctaataaccgcaccgcgctcacccctaaGTGCCCACCACAGGTGGGTATTGAGTTCATTTCCGGGGTGGGGCTGCTGGTATGTGTGGCTGATTGACTGAGAACCAAAGGAatcaccgccaccaccgtgaggtggtggctgccatcccAAGTCCGCTGTTGTCGCCGCCATGAGTGTGTAATCGGGTGTATGGTCATTTTCTGTTGGCCAGACTTGTCAAGAAACCACCATGGCCAccagccatggtggctgccgccgtgcACCAACGTGAGTGGATATATTTTCGTGTGTATGTGGTTGTAATTAGATTAGGGTTTGTGCGTGTGTTAATCGGTTGGATTTGTAACTGTAACAGATTGgattaatgaaaagaaaactaaacCACCatcttagggtggtggctgccaccaccgGCCGCCATGTCGGGTGGCAGTGTGTTTTCCTTGTGATTTGATTCGTTTGGgaggggtgcttgaaaccctaatgggccttgtaagctCAAATGAGCTCAATAAAGCTAATAGGCTTAATGAAacccctaatgggcttaatattATTCTAGTGGGCTTAATACGCCCAATAAGGCCCTAATTGATCTAAGAACCCAACAAGTTGATAATTGGCTAgtaattgggttggaaaccctaattagggtttggaaaaccctaatgccattgaaaccctaattttgggaattaatcgagacacacgggaattatttaataatttggaatactaaataataatcattggaaaaaaaattaatataggcaatattggacttaatggattaagtccgtAGTGGATTAGGTccctaatgggttaagtgagaaacacttaaccctaatcattatttatatgaaaccctaatttcacttgggtttattgttgggccttgatgattggattattattgggccttgatgattggattattattgggccatccaaagtcaagcaattggactagaataattaatgggctttgaggtaaggcccatatgaggagttaggcccaatttggaaaattaggccatagatgggccatagtttgggttTTAATGATTATAtgtgatgttgggccttagaataaagtcatgtaaggggtttgggcccaatttggaaaattgggccatatgttaggCCTTGATTCCTAGTTGGAATTTGGGCctatggtttgggccttgggcttgaataagccaaacttggggtaatgtagtaattatccaagtatgtatcatGGTTATATGTTGgggcccaattattaattgggtgttattttggtattgatagtttGGGAACCTGTCATCcaacagctggggttgagtctgcaggactacagcagtgtgggattgtgtttacgggacttcagcagtgttaggtgagttaccttccagtaggggtgggtctaaggccacaatgtcggcccaccaacaggggtagttggtagataattgtctttgtgataattatcttggtatgcttattgatatgcttatgagatattcttatgtgatatgcttatgtgatatgatatgtgtgtcagtggtagtagcagggaatagttcatccctgactcggtcgttaggatcgaagggtaggtcagcaccccagaaatgcctgactgtatgattatatcatgttattatatgatagtggtagggggtgaaatagtccccggttaccggttgaaagataccgatggcggataccgattgaaagatatcgatggcagataccggttgaaagataccgatggcagataccggttgaaagataccgatggcagttatcggttgaaagataccgaaggggtatacaGAACCCATGCAATGGTTATctgtatgttatgatatgttagtatgtgatcagcatgtttatgatatgttagtatgtgatcaacatgtttatgatgttagtacgtgatcagtatgtttatgacacattattatgtgatagtggtaggggtgaaatagtccccggttactggttgaaagataccgatggcagttaccggttgagagataccgatagtgttatgtggtatgtggtatgatgggggaactcactaagcttcgtgcttatggtttacagttttggtttcaggtactttgtttcaaaggaaaggagtcagcttggtcgcagcgcatcacactatgttttccgcacacgagatccttggggttatactctgatatgatttcataatgttatattttgattattcacactttggttttatgtaataagttaattaaaaatgaaatttttggtcttgaattttgggatgttacaagttggtatcagagccttggtttgagagattcaggcacactctcgggtgtgtctgaactcaaccTGAGGGATTGGTATGAAAAttgtcaaaagaaaatcattttatcaaaagaatttgaaaataatttggacggagaaaagaactttgaaaagaacaaagtgtgtgatgcgtgcaatcagccgagctcaagtaagttttccccaaaatacccatacatgttatgttatgatatgatatgattatgagaactgcatgctagattagggctaaggatctagggaggatgccttacatgcctgttgtatgtgcttgttgagctgcatgatagtactgatcaattagtgataggatagcctgtttaggttatgcctaattgTGTGAGCCTTAGAATTGCATGCTACTATAGATCCCTGTCAAGAGGTTAGActgatttgattggaatatgttgATTAGATTTCTCCATtgtccgaatgctacttgctttgtgctttgtggaactcttaactGATGGGAGTCAACTACTAAGTGGATGTGACGACATCTAGGAGGTAGATGACTGCCATTgtggagagttcttcagcagctgatgccAGGACGAGATCGAGAACCTAGGGAAGCCTGGGATATGATTCAATGGGTTAGTAGTGAGCTTCagtgagacttgggtgtacctgttgaggaagtgacttggaggattcgggaggattgttgaggaaagtatggataggtgtggaaggtagtattgggcccgtactactgaaagcacaggatccataatcgaatcagtgagagtcttggagaatctaagaagcttcagggaagagtttgtgacTCAGTTtagggacagaggatgttcctgttgttgcagcttagccattggaaagtgagctagtgagcgtgacgaggtgtcagaccctgaaggatatgatttccaagaggttgcagatgcgagatcgatttggagcactttGAGAAGAGAGGTTCGTGCTAGGTGagtatagtagagggtcccgagtagagacccatgacttctaatcatcgggtgaaaggccagcagggcctgAGTCAGTGCAACGCGTACGAGAAAGTACACGAGGGggtttgtcactccaagggtttaggctgctacaggtGTGGCAGGGTTGATCATGTCAGCTGGAGGTGACTAGGATTCCTCCAAATGTGCAGGTATGTCATCTTTTACTGCTACTAGATGGATGTTGGGAATATGTATCGCTTTGGAATTGTGAGCGAGTTTGGATAAGTCGGATCTCGGGTCGGttttctgctagtgtttgggttatcaaggatcatatatgccatcctacATGCCGAAAGGTCCTTAATGAATCCACTGAGGGACGcatcttgcggagtgggttccgcgcgtaccgttatcatttcggatctttgtcgggatctatgcaggagtattatttagaggatactGGATCAGGATTGGAGTGATAGTTCTTCAGTGAAGTCAGCGTTCAGGGGTTCTATCATTGTCCAGGTATGGTCGGTAATTGTCTATGGAAGAACTTTAGAGTTCAAGCACTACCGTGCTAGGAAAGGATTGGTAGCATGAAGATAGTGGAGTCAGTTGCGAGTGTTggatgcataagtggttggtcatcgcatgttcaagagaattgtattttcgcatgggttgtgttcggttagagtttagtggtactgcaagattggaagtgggaacaaggattcgtcagccagagtgaagattGAGACCTTCAATTGACAACATGGGAGATGGATTGGGGTGTCCGATTGGACCAAATTTAAAGAGTACTCATCAAGATTTCCGAGTATGGGTAATCTTAAGGTTTAACTGGTGATTAATCGCTAGCATTGGTAAGCTCAggttgtcatcagtgggatattagaaaatgagaaggattgggaatccttccatTCTTATGTACTGTGAAGACTTattcgaatctaagtgggggagagactttttataaagttctccaactatgagttctggttgcacaaggtgcaatctcttgggcaccttgtcaactagaagagtattctggtcgatccggccaagatataGGCTATGATGCAATGGGAGATTCTAAGATCTCCAATTGAGATTTAGAGCTTCCCGGGTCTAGTGggatattatcagagatttatacgggacttctccaagattgaggttcctttgacccgactgaccaagaagttggTGGCCTTTCGTTGGGGGCCGAAGCAGCAagcagccttcgagactctcagacagcggttgtgcgaggcaccgattctcaccctgccaaaaggtgtagatgattttgtggtttaataAGACGCTTTGATCACGAGCATGGGTACGGTACTGATACAATGAGGTTACGTGATAGCAGGTTTCGAGAACCAGGTTAGAGTTCTGGTTAGGAATCAAGTTCagttgtgtgttaggtcgagtgcgcgTTCGACCcagtgtggaaagtgttgtaagactacgggggtagccgtagcattcagtaGCAGTCATatagtttggaaagtgttgtaagactacgggggtagccgtagcattcaatagcagtcagatagtatggaaagtgttgtaagactacgggggtagccgtagcattcactagcagtcagttagtatgggaagtgttgtaagactgcgggggtagccgtagaaATCACCAGTGGTTAGTTAGCataggaagtgttgtaagactacgggggtagccatagcattcactagtggtcagatagtgatagagtgtcttgagactgcgggtgtagtcgtagcTTTCACTATAACACCCGATTCAAGATAATGTTCATTTTTGACCCTTGGTGTGTCAATAGTTTGGAAATTTTATCCATAGGGGTCATTGTTGCCATTTTCAGAAAAGtaggagtacactgggcgtatgcACCCAGGGGATAAACCATAAATGTTAGGGTTTGGTCCCTCTTTAAGCAACATTATGATCCATGATaccctcatttctcagcctccattacCCTTTGACCCTTATTCCGAAACCCTTACCCCTCTAGAGAAGATCTGACTAtctttgtatgtgtgtgttagtgtgtgttggTGAGCCTTGAGGAAGAAGAGTCTTGAAGAAGAAACTTTGACCAAGGGAGAGCTTCTAGATCCAAATTCTACTCGTCATTTCTAGCTTCATTAAGGTATAAATCTTGGAACTTGTACattgtatgcttagatctagtcttTATGGATTTTTGGTCACTTTTGGTCCtatgaatgagatctagtgggaGTTTTTCCACTCTAGAAGTTAGGAGTTGCTTCTCTTGATGTTTTTGAGACCCCTAGTCCATAAATTTAGCATCTTGATGGTTATGGATCAACCATGCATGTGTTTATCTCCATTTTGTGAAAGTATGATGCCAAATCTAGTTTTTGAGttcttttgagccatgcaaaggtTCCAAATTAAGGAATTTATGAAATAAGATGTTCCCCCAGGCTTCTCCctatctctttatttatgttgGTTTTCCTGCTTATATATGTGTGTTTAgtttttaggatcgttccttttGAATAATATCTATGCTTTGGAGGTAAGTTAAGTTCTTTAAATAttgtccaagaccctaaattagggttttaatctggCCAGATGAAAGCAGCGTGTTCCCTTAGGGAACGCAGGTCGTTCCCAAATGCACCCACGTCCAAATTCCCgtgtacgccatgcgtacccGTTTTGGCCCAACACCCCTCCAACTTCAaatggtcataacttttgcatccttcatccgtttttaacgttctttatatccacgaaaatgtAACGAGAAGAACTACACATCTATAAACTTTATTTAGTCTAAAAACCAACCaaaattaaatccaaaattcataaaatgctCGAACCAACTCCTTTGCtgatacccttgggctccaaaacacaaccTAATACCCGGATCATCCAAACTACATCATCCACTTCCAAATGAGCCCAACCTCAATTCTTCAAGGATTCTAAGCCTACTAATACCCACTCCTTGAAGACCACCCCACAATGGAAAACGATTCGAAACCAGATGTTACAGAATACGATTGTTATTGAACTTTTGAAATCCAAATTAAAAGCTTACCACCATAGTAGATCCCTCTAAAAGATAAGGGGCATGGAGCAGCAGAAGAATCAAATGGTAACGATCTAGGAATAAAGCATTAGTCACCAATGAGGGCTCTGCAACAACAGAGGACGCAAACAGTGGTCACCATCGACGATGGTGTGGTGACTGAGAAGTGAGACGAAAGCAGAAACACGAAAGGAAGCACTAAATTGAACCCTGTCAGTGGGGGCGTTGTAGCAACAAGCACTCCCTTATACTCACCAAACAGGTCTCGAACTTTTAGGTCAAATGAAAAGTGCTAGAGTTTCTTTTAAACAATTATATATGGAATATCAAGTGAGGAACTTTCACTGCAAACTTCGACCTCGTTTTTTGATTTGTAAAGAAACACGAATAGTGAAGTCAGTATGTATGTGTATCAAATAGAAACTAGAGTAGCCATCTTTAATTCCCCAAACAAATTGATACCCTTATCCCCTCTCACAAGAATCAATTAGCCTTTTTTTCCTAAAAAAATCAGTCAACCCTTAATCCAAAAAGAATCGACCGACCCACTTCAATTCGATTTGCAGGTTTGATTCCTATATGGCTTGAAGGTGGTGGGTTGGAGAAGATGTTAAGTGGTAGAAATGGTGGATGTTGTGGAATGGGGGAAGGTTTAGATGATGATATCGACCAATTAAACATAAAGATGTGGGTACCACCAAATTGGGCATGAAGATTAAGACCTACAAGGCATGAAGATGAAGATCAACTCTTATTTAATCAATTCAATTCACGTCTACATTCTAGGCTTTTAATTTGGTtatatttaacaattaaaaaaatattttgattactCTCCTATTTATTAGTTTCTTAAATTTGGatacttaattaattaattacaaaatACCGAAATTGCCCCTTTCAAATTGATTGGTCTGAATTgatcatacattcacacacacacaatatatatatatatatatatatatatatatatatatatatatatatatatatatatatatatatatagagagagagagagagagagagagagagagagagagagagagagagagagagagagagagagagagagagagagagagagagagagagagagagagagagagagagagagagagagagagagagagagagagaggcataAGAAATTGTTTTTCCTCTATAAAAAGAGAAACCAAAGCCAACCATCTATTTGCACAAAAATGGAGTCCCAAAATAACGAACTTCATCAACCTTTCGTAGAACCCATTCAAGACTGTACTGCCGGCGGACATGGTGGCAGTGCTGAGCTGGAGAGGGTGCTTTCCGAAACAGAGACACCATTAATGAACCGGCTTTTGGTGGCATCCAGGATTGAACTTAATCTTCTGTACAAGCTGGCTGCACCGGCGGTGATGGTTTACCTTATCAACAACGCCATGTCTATGTCCACCAGAATCTTTTCCGGCCAGCTTGGCAATCTAGAACTCGCTGCAGCCTCCCTTGGTAACCAGGGGATTCAACTCTTTGCCTATGGTCTCATGGTGAGTTTCTGAATTCCTGCCAGTGCCCACCTTTGCCTACAGTCTCATGGTGAGTTTCTGAATTCCAAGTGTCGGTGTATGATTTAACGCATTATTGGTAATTTGGTATGTGTGCTTTTAGCTAGGAATGGGCAGTGCAGTGGAGACGCTATGTGGCCAAGCTTTTGGGGCACGAAAATATGATATGCTTGGAGTATACCTTCAACGATCCGTGATCGTTCTTACAATCACAGGAATCCCGATCACTCTGGTTTACGTGTTTTCTAAACCAATGTTGCTTTTACTCGGTCAGTCGCCATCAATGGCGTCAGCAGCCACCCTATTCGTCTATGGTCTCATTCCTCAAGTATTCGCATACGCCATTAACTTTCCTATACAGAAATTTCTTCAAGCTCAAAGTATTGTGGCGCCAAGTGCATATATTTCAGCTGGAGCCCTAGTTGTGCACCTGATTCTTTCTTGGGTCATGGTGTACAAGTTCGGGTTAGGCTTGATTGGCGCTTCGTTGACTCTAAGCTTGTCATGGTGGATCATAGTGTTTGCACAGTTCGTTTACATCTTGACTAGCGATAGATGTAAGGAGACATGGAACGGGTTCAGTTCTAATGCTTTCTGTGGGTTATGGGAGTTTGTAAAACTGTCAAGTGGGTCTGCTGTGATGTTGTGCTTGGAGACATGGTATTATCAAATACTAGTGTTGATTGCAGGGTTGCTTCAGGATCCCCAGTTAGCATTAGACGCACTTTCCGTTTGGTAAGTCTCATGATCTTCATCACATATCGCCTTATCGAATAACGTTTGCTAGGCCATTTTAAACTTATTAATAACTGCTTTTTTGTATGTTACATATAATAAATTTTATGTAGCATGGGGGTCAGTGCACTGCTTTTTATGGTCTCAGTTGGGTTCAATGCAGCTGCTAGGTTGGTTTTTTAATTAAAGCTTTAACGAATAATAAATGACATAATTCTAATAatagttttatatgttttttttgtaaaaCAATATAAATCAAACTTTGATATAATGAAGTGTGAGGGTTGGCAACGAGCTTGGAGCAGGAAATCCAAAATCCGCAGCCTTTTCGGTTGTAACGGTGACCGTCGTCTCATTTCTTATATCCGTAGTCGAAGCGATGATTGTTTTGTCAACGCGACATGTTATTAGCTACGCATTTACTAGTGGTGAAACCGTTGCGAATGCAGTGTCAGATCTTTGTCCATTATTGGCCATCACTATTATTCTCAATGGCATCCAACCAGTCTTATCAggtattataatatatataataattttctCAATTACTTAAGAAATCCgagtttaaaaataaaattgaaggAGTGGCTGTTGGGTGTGGATGGCAAGCATTTGTGGCGTATGTGAATGTCGGATGTTATTATGTTGTGGGCATTCCACTTGGATGTGTTATGGGCTTCTATTTCAACCTCGGAGTCAAGGTACCATATGTACACTACAATCAACTAGTTTGTACTATTTTTAAAAAAGACATCAATGTGACAATGTATGAGcattttaatttctcataacATTATCTTACAATTatcgtgtgtgtatatatatatatatatatatatatatatatatatatatatatatatatatatatatatatatatatatatatatatatatatatatatatatatatatatatagggaatatGGTCAGGGATGATTGGAGGAACTGCAATGCAAACCGTTATTTTACTTTGGTCAACGTTTCGTACGGACTGGAATAAAGAGGTGACTGAATATTATAATATAGGTTTTCTTTTATATttgagttttttttctttttcttgaaaACAGAAATAAAGGATGTTTTTGAAAATCAGGTGGAAAAAGCTAGCAAACGTTTGGATAAATGGGAAGCAAACAAAGAAACTCTTTTGAAGAAATGAGGAAGAAGTCATCAAAGTCGATCAGTCATAAGTCCTAAACGTTCACACCCCCATATCATTTCTTGAATTAGcacatgataaaaaaaaattgcaaaaatatccTTAAACATGCAGGAAAACCATAAACAAAGCTTGAGTCGATTAAAGATAAGAAAAGATACAGTGTATTTCCAAAGCATGTACAGCGTTTTCATAAGTATAATATATGACAACTTGTCAAGTACATAAATAGCTCAAAAAATATAAAGTACTCACACAACAGTAAACAGCAAACATATGCATCAAAGCGTTATTCAAAACAGAAGCCAAAGATTATAAAGGGAAACTCAAATACCATGTGTTACTTTGATCCCACCAATCTAAACAGATCTGCATGATCAATTATCAAGTTGCATCTGATAATTGGGATTCTGCTGTAGGTATGAGTCCACAGGCTCTTCATAATTCAGAAGCGAAGGTTTAGGATTCAATATGACTTCACACCTCCTGAAGAAATTAACATTAAAGTAGCACATCAGGAATTGCTAAACAAAATTCCACATGATAGATGAAAAACATTATATAAGATTCCCCTGATATACGAAAAGTATTATAAGTAAGAAATAATGAATAACAAGAAACGAACCCCTTTAAAGTTTGTGTGATTCCATTGATGATACTTGTGTAGTATACGTTTTTGGTCAATGAATCCTGCGGTTGCGAGAGACGGTTAACCAACCCCTGAACTATACTGCATTCATAGTTAACCTGCCAGAAAACACGAAAAGTTTTTGAGCAAAAGACCTAAAAGCCCTTCTCAATCATCAAAAACGATGCTAGAAAGCTTGTTAATTGatacctcttgtttcttatgagATGGAGCAGCCTGAAGATTTTCTCGAATACAAGTTTGCAGAGCTGTTATTGCTTCTTGTCTATCATTGTCATCCTTGTATCTAGCTTCGATTGGAACCAATAACTACACAAGCATATGTAATTAGATGTATATGTATACAGGGTGTTTGGGAAGAAAATCAACAGTTTAAAAATTGCATATGATTTAAACACCTTTGTGAGAACTTGAAGTTTTTTGATATAGACTTGTTCAGATTCATCATCGCCTTCTTCATAAAGCCAATCTTCGGTGTCTTGCAGATGGTTAGAGATAATGTCCACCTCTGATTTTGTTGCCATGCTTCGGTAGGAACTCGAAagctaaaataaaaaatattggatCAAATTGTATGCAATATTCTTATAATCGAAAGGTAAAATTCATGCAcacaaattaattaattatttagaaaatatttacCTTGGTGCGAGTGTCATAGATAAAAGACTCGAGGGTGTTTCTTTTTTCTTTAGTTTTCTCCACCATTATGTCTTGCTTTGCAAACATTTGTGCTTTCTGTTGAGCTGTGTCTATCTCTTCTTTTGTTGTCAGGACATGATGATTTTCAGACACTGAAAGCTTCTGCTCAATGCCCCTGTTGCTTCGT is part of the Lactuca sativa cultivar Salinas chromosome 7, Lsat_Salinas_v11, whole genome shotgun sequence genome and harbors:
- the LOC111890945 gene encoding protein DETOXIFICATION 40 isoform X2 encodes the protein MLGMGSAVETLCGQAFGARKYDMLGVYLQRSVIVLTITGIPITLVYVFSKPMLLLLGQSPSMASAATLFVYGLIPQVFAYAINFPIQKFLQAQSIVAPSAYISAGALVVHLILSWVMVYKFGLGLIGASLTLSLSWWIIVFAQFVYILTSDRCKETWNGFSSNAFCGLWEFVKLSSGSAVMLCLETWYYQILVLIAGLLQDPQLALDALSVCMGVSALLFMVSVGFNAAASVRVGNELGAGNPKSAAFSVVTVTVVSFLISVVEAMIVLSTRHVISYAFTSGETVANAVSDLCPLLAITIILNGIQPVLSGVAVGCGWQAFVAYVNVGCYYVVGIPLGCVMGFYFNLGVKGIWSGMIGGTAMQTVILLWSTFRTDWNKEVEKASKRLDKWEANKETLLKK
- the LOC111890945 gene encoding protein DETOXIFICATION 40 isoform X1, coding for MESQNNELHQPFVEPIQDCTAGGHGGSAELERVLSETETPLMNRLLVASRIELNLLYKLAAPAVMVYLINNAMSMSTRIFSGQLGNLELAAASLGNQGIQLFAYGLMLGMGSAVETLCGQAFGARKYDMLGVYLQRSVIVLTITGIPITLVYVFSKPMLLLLGQSPSMASAATLFVYGLIPQVFAYAINFPIQKFLQAQSIVAPSAYISAGALVVHLILSWVMVYKFGLGLIGASLTLSLSWWIIVFAQFVYILTSDRCKETWNGFSSNAFCGLWEFVKLSSGSAVMLCLETWYYQILVLIAGLLQDPQLALDALSVCMGVSALLFMVSVGFNAAASVRVGNELGAGNPKSAAFSVVTVTVVSFLISVVEAMIVLSTRHVISYAFTSGETVANAVSDLCPLLAITIILNGIQPVLSGVAVGCGWQAFVAYVNVGCYYVVGIPLGCVMGFYFNLGVKGIWSGMIGGTAMQTVILLWSTFRTDWNKEVEKASKRLDKWEANKETLLKK